One segment of Prionailurus bengalensis isolate Pbe53 chromosome E3, Fcat_Pben_1.1_paternal_pri, whole genome shotgun sequence DNA contains the following:
- the MAZ gene encoding myc-associated zinc finger protein isoform X5, producing MFPVFPCTLLAPPFPVLGLDSRGVGGLMNSFPPPQGHAQNPLQVGAELQSRFFASQGCAQSPFQAAPAPPPTPQPPAAEPLQVDLLPVLAAAQESAAAAAAAAAAAAAAAVAAAPPAPAAASTVDTAALKQPPAPPPPPPPVSAPAAEAAPPVSAATIAAAAATAVVAPTSTVAVAPVASALEKKTKSKGPYICALCAKEFKNGYNLRRHEAIHTGAKAGRVPSGAMKMPTMVPLSLLSVPQLSGAGGGGGEAGAGGGAAAVAAGGVVTTTASGKRIRKNHACEMCGKAFRDVYHLNRHKLSHSDEKPYQCPVCQQRFKRKDRMSYHVRSHDGAVHKPYNCSHCGKSFSRPDHLNSHVRQVHSTERPFKCETLSSHSHFLQIKDPQGSDSFNLLPPSPHSPKL from the exons GCCACCTCAGGGTCACGCCCAGAACCCCCTGCAGGTCGGGGCTGAGCTCCAGTCCCGCTTCTTTGCCTCCCAGGGCTGCGCCCAGAGTCCATTCCAG GCCGCGCCGGCGCCCCCACCCACGCCCCAGCCCCCGGCGGCCGAGCCCCTCCAGGTGGACTTGCTCCCGGTTCTCGCCGCCGCCCAGGAGTcggccgccgccgcggccgccgccgcagctgccgccgccgccgccgccgtcgctgctgcgcccccggccccggccgccGCCTCCACAGTGGACACAGCGGCTCTGAAGCAGCCGCcggcgcccccgccgccgcccccgccggtGTCGGCGCCCGCTGCCGAGGCCGCGCCCCCTGTCTCTGCCGCCACCATCGCCGCAGCCGCGGCCACCGCCGTCGTAGCCCCAACCTCGACGGTCGCCGTGGCCCCGGTCGCATCTGccttggagaagaaaacaaagagcaagggGCCCTACATCTGCGCCCTGTGCGCCAAGGAGTTCAAGAACGGCTACAACCTCCGGAGGCACGAGGCCATCCACACGGGAGCCAAGGCCGGCCGGGTCCCCTCGGGTGCTATGAAGATGCCCACCATGGTGCCCCTGAGCCTCCTGAGCGTGCCCCAGCTGAGCGGagccggcgggggagggggagaagcgGGTGCGGGCGGCGGAGCGGCCGCCGTGGCCGCGGGTGGCGTGGTGACCACGACCGCCTCGGGAAAGCGCATCCGGAAGAACCACGCCTGTGAGATGTGCGGCAAGGCCTTCCGCGACGTCTACCACCTGAACCGACACAAGCTGTCGCACTCGGACGAGAAGCCCTACCAGTGCCCGGTGTGCCAGCAGCGCTTCAAGCGCAAGGACCGCATGAGCTACCACGTGCGCTCACATGACGGCGCTGTGCACAAGCCCTACAACTGCTCCCACTGTGGCAAGAGCTTCTCCCG GCCGGATCACCTCAACAGTCACGTCAGACAAGTGCACTCAACAGAACGGCCCTTCAAATGTGAG ACCCTGTCATCTCACTCCCATTTCCTACAGATCAAAGATCCCCAAGGCTCTGATTCCTTTAACCTcttgcccccctctccccactccccaaagcTTTAA
- the MAZ gene encoding myc-associated zinc finger protein isoform X1, producing MFPVFPCTLLAPPFPVLGLDSRGVGGLMNSFPPPQGHAQNPLQVGAELQSRFFASQGCAQSPFQAAPAPPPTPQPPAAEPLQVDLLPVLAAAQESAAAAAAAAAAAAAAAVAAAPPAPAAASTVDTAALKQPPAPPPPPPPVSAPAAEAAPPVSAATIAAAAATAVVAPTSTVAVAPVASALEKKTKSKGPYICALCAKEFKNGYNLRRHEAIHTGAKAGRVPSGAMKMPTMVPLSLLSVPQLSGAGGGGGEAGAGGGAAAVAAGGVVTTTASGKRIRKNHACEMCGKAFRDVYHLNRHKLSHSDEKPYQCPVCQQRFKRKDRMSYHVRSHDGAVHKPYNCSHCGKSFSRPDHLNSHVRQVHSTERPFKCEKCEAAFATKDRLRAHTVRHEEKVPCHVCGKMLSSAYISDHMKVHSQGPHHVCELCNKGFTTAAYLRIHAVKDHGLQAPRADRILCKLCSVHCKTPAQLAGHMQTHLGGAAPPVPGDAPQPQPTC from the exons GCCACCTCAGGGTCACGCCCAGAACCCCCTGCAGGTCGGGGCTGAGCTCCAGTCCCGCTTCTTTGCCTCCCAGGGCTGCGCCCAGAGTCCATTCCAG GCCGCGCCGGCGCCCCCACCCACGCCCCAGCCCCCGGCGGCCGAGCCCCTCCAGGTGGACTTGCTCCCGGTTCTCGCCGCCGCCCAGGAGTcggccgccgccgcggccgccgccgcagctgccgccgccgccgccgccgtcgctgctgcgcccccggccccggccgccGCCTCCACAGTGGACACAGCGGCTCTGAAGCAGCCGCcggcgcccccgccgccgcccccgccggtGTCGGCGCCCGCTGCCGAGGCCGCGCCCCCTGTCTCTGCCGCCACCATCGCCGCAGCCGCGGCCACCGCCGTCGTAGCCCCAACCTCGACGGTCGCCGTGGCCCCGGTCGCATCTGccttggagaagaaaacaaagagcaagggGCCCTACATCTGCGCCCTGTGCGCCAAGGAGTTCAAGAACGGCTACAACCTCCGGAGGCACGAGGCCATCCACACGGGAGCCAAGGCCGGCCGGGTCCCCTCGGGTGCTATGAAGATGCCCACCATGGTGCCCCTGAGCCTCCTGAGCGTGCCCCAGCTGAGCGGagccggcgggggagggggagaagcgGGTGCGGGCGGCGGAGCGGCCGCCGTGGCCGCGGGTGGCGTGGTGACCACGACCGCCTCGGGAAAGCGCATCCGGAAGAACCACGCCTGTGAGATGTGCGGCAAGGCCTTCCGCGACGTCTACCACCTGAACCGACACAAGCTGTCGCACTCGGACGAGAAGCCCTACCAGTGCCCGGTGTGCCAGCAGCGCTTCAAGCGCAAGGACCGCATGAGCTACCACGTGCGCTCACATGACGGCGCTGTGCACAAGCCCTACAACTGCTCCCACTGTGGCAAGAGCTTCTCCCG GCCGGATCACCTCAACAGTCACGTCAGACAAGTGCACTCAACAGAACGGCCCTTCAAATGTGAG aaATGTGAGGCAGCTTTTGCTACGAAGGATCGACTGCGGGCGCACACAGTACGACACGAGGAGAAGGTGCCATGTCATGTGTGTGGCAAGATGCTGAGCTCGGCTTATATTTCGGACCACATGAAGGTGCACAGCCAGGGCCCTCACCATGTCTGTGAGCTCTGCAACAAAG gcTTCACCACAGCAGCATACCTGCGCATCCACGCGGTGAAGGACCACGGGCTCCAGGCCCCGCGGGCTGACCGCATCCTGTGCAAGCTGTGCAGCGTGCACTGCAAGACCCCTGCCCAGCTGGCCGGCCACATGCAGACCCATCTGGGGGGGGCCGCCCCCCCTGTCCCGGGAGACGCCCCCCAGCCACAGCCCACCTGCTGA
- the MAZ gene encoding myc-associated zinc finger protein isoform X2, producing the protein MFPVFPCTLLAPPFPVLGLDSRGVGGLMNSFPPPQGHAQNPLQVGAELQSRFFASQGCAQSPFQAAPAPPPTPQPPAAEPLQVDLLPVLAAAQESAAAAAAAAAAAAAAAVAAAPPAPAAASTVDTAALKQPPAPPPPPPPVSAPAAEAAPPVSAATIAAAAATAVVAPTSTVAVAPVASALEKKTKSKGPYICALCAKEFKNGYNLRRHEAIHTGAKAGRVPSGAMKMPTMVPLSLLSVPQLSGAGGGGGEAGAGGGAAAVAAGGVVTTTASGKRIRKNHACEMCGKAFRDVYHLNRHKLSHSDEKPYQCPVCQQRFKRKDRMSYHVRSHDGAVHKPYNCSHCGKSFSRPDHLNSHVRQVHSTERPFKCEKCEAAFATKDRLRAHTVRHEEKVPCHVCGKMLSSAYISDHMKVHSQGPHHVCELCNKGTGEVCPMAAAAAAAAAAAAAAAVAAPPTAVGSLSGAEGVPVSSQPLPSQPW; encoded by the exons GCCACCTCAGGGTCACGCCCAGAACCCCCTGCAGGTCGGGGCTGAGCTCCAGTCCCGCTTCTTTGCCTCCCAGGGCTGCGCCCAGAGTCCATTCCAG GCCGCGCCGGCGCCCCCACCCACGCCCCAGCCCCCGGCGGCCGAGCCCCTCCAGGTGGACTTGCTCCCGGTTCTCGCCGCCGCCCAGGAGTcggccgccgccgcggccgccgccgcagctgccgccgccgccgccgccgtcgctgctgcgcccccggccccggccgccGCCTCCACAGTGGACACAGCGGCTCTGAAGCAGCCGCcggcgcccccgccgccgcccccgccggtGTCGGCGCCCGCTGCCGAGGCCGCGCCCCCTGTCTCTGCCGCCACCATCGCCGCAGCCGCGGCCACCGCCGTCGTAGCCCCAACCTCGACGGTCGCCGTGGCCCCGGTCGCATCTGccttggagaagaaaacaaagagcaagggGCCCTACATCTGCGCCCTGTGCGCCAAGGAGTTCAAGAACGGCTACAACCTCCGGAGGCACGAGGCCATCCACACGGGAGCCAAGGCCGGCCGGGTCCCCTCGGGTGCTATGAAGATGCCCACCATGGTGCCCCTGAGCCTCCTGAGCGTGCCCCAGCTGAGCGGagccggcgggggagggggagaagcgGGTGCGGGCGGCGGAGCGGCCGCCGTGGCCGCGGGTGGCGTGGTGACCACGACCGCCTCGGGAAAGCGCATCCGGAAGAACCACGCCTGTGAGATGTGCGGCAAGGCCTTCCGCGACGTCTACCACCTGAACCGACACAAGCTGTCGCACTCGGACGAGAAGCCCTACCAGTGCCCGGTGTGCCAGCAGCGCTTCAAGCGCAAGGACCGCATGAGCTACCACGTGCGCTCACATGACGGCGCTGTGCACAAGCCCTACAACTGCTCCCACTGTGGCAAGAGCTTCTCCCG GCCGGATCACCTCAACAGTCACGTCAGACAAGTGCACTCAACAGAACGGCCCTTCAAATGTGAG aaATGTGAGGCAGCTTTTGCTACGAAGGATCGACTGCGGGCGCACACAGTACGACACGAGGAGAAGGTGCCATGTCATGTGTGTGGCAAGATGCTGAGCTCGGCTTATATTTCGGACCACATGAAGGTGCACAGCCAGGGCCCTCACCATGTCTGTGAGCTCTGCAACAAAG GTACCGGTGAGGTCTGTCCTatggcagcggcggcggcggcggcggctgcggcggcggcggcggcagcggtgGCGGCTCCCCCGACAGCTGTGGGCTCCCTCTCGGGGGCCGAGGGGGTGCCCGTGAGCTCTCAGCCACTTCCCTCTCAGCCCTGGTGA
- the MAZ gene encoding myc-associated zinc finger protein isoform X3: protein MDPGNWSSFIFQGHAQNPLQVGAELQSRFFASQGCAQSPFQAAPAPPPTPQPPAAEPLQVDLLPVLAAAQESAAAAAAAAAAAAAAAVAAAPPAPAAASTVDTAALKQPPAPPPPPPPVSAPAAEAAPPVSAATIAAAAATAVVAPTSTVAVAPVASALEKKTKSKGPYICALCAKEFKNGYNLRRHEAIHTGAKAGRVPSGAMKMPTMVPLSLLSVPQLSGAGGGGGEAGAGGGAAAVAAGGVVTTTASGKRIRKNHACEMCGKAFRDVYHLNRHKLSHSDEKPYQCPVCQQRFKRKDRMSYHVRSHDGAVHKPYNCSHCGKSFSRPDHLNSHVRQVHSTERPFKCEKCEAAFATKDRLRAHTVRHEEKVPCHVCGKMLSSAYISDHMKVHSQGPHHVCELCNKGFTTAAYLRIHAVKDHGLQAPRADRILCKLCSVHCKTPAQLAGHMQTHLGGAAPPVPGDAPQPQPTC, encoded by the exons GGTCACGCCCAGAACCCCCTGCAGGTCGGGGCTGAGCTCCAGTCCCGCTTCTTTGCCTCCCAGGGCTGCGCCCAGAGTCCATTCCAG GCCGCGCCGGCGCCCCCACCCACGCCCCAGCCCCCGGCGGCCGAGCCCCTCCAGGTGGACTTGCTCCCGGTTCTCGCCGCCGCCCAGGAGTcggccgccgccgcggccgccgccgcagctgccgccgccgccgccgccgtcgctgctgcgcccccggccccggccgccGCCTCCACAGTGGACACAGCGGCTCTGAAGCAGCCGCcggcgcccccgccgccgcccccgccggtGTCGGCGCCCGCTGCCGAGGCCGCGCCCCCTGTCTCTGCCGCCACCATCGCCGCAGCCGCGGCCACCGCCGTCGTAGCCCCAACCTCGACGGTCGCCGTGGCCCCGGTCGCATCTGccttggagaagaaaacaaagagcaagggGCCCTACATCTGCGCCCTGTGCGCCAAGGAGTTCAAGAACGGCTACAACCTCCGGAGGCACGAGGCCATCCACACGGGAGCCAAGGCCGGCCGGGTCCCCTCGGGTGCTATGAAGATGCCCACCATGGTGCCCCTGAGCCTCCTGAGCGTGCCCCAGCTGAGCGGagccggcgggggagggggagaagcgGGTGCGGGCGGCGGAGCGGCCGCCGTGGCCGCGGGTGGCGTGGTGACCACGACCGCCTCGGGAAAGCGCATCCGGAAGAACCACGCCTGTGAGATGTGCGGCAAGGCCTTCCGCGACGTCTACCACCTGAACCGACACAAGCTGTCGCACTCGGACGAGAAGCCCTACCAGTGCCCGGTGTGCCAGCAGCGCTTCAAGCGCAAGGACCGCATGAGCTACCACGTGCGCTCACATGACGGCGCTGTGCACAAGCCCTACAACTGCTCCCACTGTGGCAAGAGCTTCTCCCG GCCGGATCACCTCAACAGTCACGTCAGACAAGTGCACTCAACAGAACGGCCCTTCAAATGTGAG aaATGTGAGGCAGCTTTTGCTACGAAGGATCGACTGCGGGCGCACACAGTACGACACGAGGAGAAGGTGCCATGTCATGTGTGTGGCAAGATGCTGAGCTCGGCTTATATTTCGGACCACATGAAGGTGCACAGCCAGGGCCCTCACCATGTCTGTGAGCTCTGCAACAAAG gcTTCACCACAGCAGCATACCTGCGCATCCACGCGGTGAAGGACCACGGGCTCCAGGCCCCGCGGGCTGACCGCATCCTGTGCAAGCTGTGCAGCGTGCACTGCAAGACCCCTGCCCAGCTGGCCGGCCACATGCAGACCCATCTGGGGGGGGCCGCCCCCCCTGTCCCGGGAGACGCCCCCCAGCCACAGCCCACCTGCTGA
- the MAZ gene encoding myc-associated zinc finger protein isoform X4 yields the protein MDPGNWSSFIFQGHAQNPLQVGAELQSRFFASQGCAQSPFQAAPAPPPTPQPPAAEPLQVDLLPVLAAAQESAAAAAAAAAAAAAAAVAAAPPAPAAASTVDTAALKQPPAPPPPPPPVSAPAAEAAPPVSAATIAAAAATAVVAPTSTVAVAPVASALEKKTKSKGPYICALCAKEFKNGYNLRRHEAIHTGAKAGRVPSGAMKMPTMVPLSLLSVPQLSGAGGGGGEAGAGGGAAAVAAGGVVTTTASGKRIRKNHACEMCGKAFRDVYHLNRHKLSHSDEKPYQCPVCQQRFKRKDRMSYHVRSHDGAVHKPYNCSHCGKSFSRPDHLNSHVRQVHSTERPFKCEKCEAAFATKDRLRAHTVRHEEKVPCHVCGKMLSSAYISDHMKVHSQGPHHVCELCNKGTGEVCPMAAAAAAAAAAAAAAAVAAPPTAVGSLSGAEGVPVSSQPLPSQPW from the exons GGTCACGCCCAGAACCCCCTGCAGGTCGGGGCTGAGCTCCAGTCCCGCTTCTTTGCCTCCCAGGGCTGCGCCCAGAGTCCATTCCAG GCCGCGCCGGCGCCCCCACCCACGCCCCAGCCCCCGGCGGCCGAGCCCCTCCAGGTGGACTTGCTCCCGGTTCTCGCCGCCGCCCAGGAGTcggccgccgccgcggccgccgccgcagctgccgccgccgccgccgccgtcgctgctgcgcccccggccccggccgccGCCTCCACAGTGGACACAGCGGCTCTGAAGCAGCCGCcggcgcccccgccgccgcccccgccggtGTCGGCGCCCGCTGCCGAGGCCGCGCCCCCTGTCTCTGCCGCCACCATCGCCGCAGCCGCGGCCACCGCCGTCGTAGCCCCAACCTCGACGGTCGCCGTGGCCCCGGTCGCATCTGccttggagaagaaaacaaagagcaagggGCCCTACATCTGCGCCCTGTGCGCCAAGGAGTTCAAGAACGGCTACAACCTCCGGAGGCACGAGGCCATCCACACGGGAGCCAAGGCCGGCCGGGTCCCCTCGGGTGCTATGAAGATGCCCACCATGGTGCCCCTGAGCCTCCTGAGCGTGCCCCAGCTGAGCGGagccggcgggggagggggagaagcgGGTGCGGGCGGCGGAGCGGCCGCCGTGGCCGCGGGTGGCGTGGTGACCACGACCGCCTCGGGAAAGCGCATCCGGAAGAACCACGCCTGTGAGATGTGCGGCAAGGCCTTCCGCGACGTCTACCACCTGAACCGACACAAGCTGTCGCACTCGGACGAGAAGCCCTACCAGTGCCCGGTGTGCCAGCAGCGCTTCAAGCGCAAGGACCGCATGAGCTACCACGTGCGCTCACATGACGGCGCTGTGCACAAGCCCTACAACTGCTCCCACTGTGGCAAGAGCTTCTCCCG GCCGGATCACCTCAACAGTCACGTCAGACAAGTGCACTCAACAGAACGGCCCTTCAAATGTGAG aaATGTGAGGCAGCTTTTGCTACGAAGGATCGACTGCGGGCGCACACAGTACGACACGAGGAGAAGGTGCCATGTCATGTGTGTGGCAAGATGCTGAGCTCGGCTTATATTTCGGACCACATGAAGGTGCACAGCCAGGGCCCTCACCATGTCTGTGAGCTCTGCAACAAAG GTACCGGTGAGGTCTGTCCTatggcagcggcggcggcggcggcggctgcggcggcggcggcggcagcggtgGCGGCTCCCCCGACAGCTGTGGGCTCCCTCTCGGGGGCCGAGGGGGTGCCCGTGAGCTCTCAGCCACTTCCCTCTCAGCCCTGGTGA